A stretch of the Marasmius oreades isolate 03SP1 chromosome 8, whole genome shotgun sequence genome encodes the following:
- a CDS encoding uncharacterized protein (BUSCO:EOG092653VU), producing MHATKKSMRSVQRIISVPITRPTATQQPTIPLHPLDHSKILTYYHFQLHSTSQSPGSSSKWLSWMQTKAASTWSNFGKAPEGTWKLKVFRAGERIVDRIDFEELSLKGVDPSLGPTILHPDISGRRGEKNVPEGDNASKIVIPLLYPPSIQSGEVSLEHLRSLLSTRKPRHKRGAWLWITIAPFTAPFMVVPVIPNLPFFFCAWRAWSHYRAYRASQYLSNLIEKQVIVPEPSDALDAIYRDCSPKPLASSHSSASVGQSPSTNDQEPLAVEMLLSREVVPTVVSTFSLTQSATADIYRAIQQADIRLSKSS from the exons ATGCACGCAACCAAAAAGTCTATGCGTTCCGTTCAACGCATCATTTCCGTCCCAATAACACGGCCGACCGCAACGCAACAGCCCACGATACCTCTTCATCCCCTCGACCATTCAAAGATTTTAACTTATTATCACTTTCAACTGCATAGTACTTCTCAATCTCCCGGATCGTCCTCTAAATGGCTGAGCTGGATGCAAACGAAAGCAGCCTCAACGTGGTCAAACTTTGGAAAAGCTCCAGAAGGAACCTGGAAG TTGAAAGTGTTTCGGGCCGGCGAACGAATCGTTGACCGCATAGATTTCGAGGAACTTTCTCTCAAAGGTGTTGATCCCTCATTAGGACCGACCATTCTTCACCCCGACATCTCGGGAAGACGTGGGGAAAAGAATGTTCCGGAAGGCGACAATGCCTCGAAAATCGTG ATACCACTTCTTTACCCTCCATCCATCCAATCGGGCGAAGTATCTTTGGAACATCTGCGTTCATTACTATCAACTCGCAAGCCTCGGCATAAGCGTGGTGCGTGGCTATGGATAACCATTGCCCCATTTACTGCGCCTTTCATGGTTGTTc CTGTTATACCCAATCTCCCTTTTTTCTTCTGTGCTTGGCGCGCTTGGTCTCACTATAGAG CTTATAGAGCATCACAATATCTCTCCAATCTCATAGAAAAGCAGGTCATTGTACCGGAGCCGAGCGATGCTCTGGATGCGATATACAGAGACTGCAGTCCGAAACCTTTAGCATCGTCTCATTCATCTGCATCTGTAGGTCAATCGCCGTCAACTAACGATCAAGAACCTCTGGCAGTCGAAATGCTTCTTTCAAGGGAAGTAGTACCGACTGTCGTCTCTACTTTTAGCCTTACACAAAGTGCTACCGCCGATATCTATAGAGCAATCCAACAGGCAGATATCCGACTTTCGAAGTCATCATGA
- the TIF34 gene encoding translation initiation factor eIF3 subunit (BUSCO:EOG09262W7C) codes for MKPILLQGHERSLTQIKFNREGDILFTCSKDHRINVWYTQNGERLGTYDGHNGTVWTVDVDSESKYLVSGAADNTLRLWAVATGKCLYTWEFPTAVKRVAFSEDDKQVVCITEQRMGHQCAIRVFDINRNGEGTKQSKEPLHMFNPIGSKATVCAFTPQPNFIVTGHESGKVALFNVKSGEEVENNERAHGDTVTDLQMSPDKTYCITSSKDKSARIHDTKTLMVIKTYTTETPLNSASLAPNKPYILLGGGQDAMSVTTTSLRQGKFETRFWHKIFEEEVGRVKGHFGPINTIAVHPKGTCYASGGEDGFVRVHHFEESYFRAEPYGDLKIED; via the exons ATG AAACCAATATTACTTCAAG GTCATGAACGCTCTCTGACTCAAATTAAATTCAACCGGGAGGGGGACATCTTGTTTACCTGTTCGAAAGATCATCGAATCAACGTCTGGTATACCCAGAATGGAGAGCGATTAGGAACGTATGATGGACATAACGGGACAGTGTGGACGGTCGATGTCGATT CTGAATCAAAATACTTGGTTTCTGGTGCAGCAGACAACACTCTTCGACTGTGGGCGGTCGCAACGGGAAAGTGTCTCTACACTTGGGAGTTCCCCACCGCTGTGAAAAGGGTAGCCTTCAGTGAAGACGACAAGCAGGTGGTGTGTATCACAGAGCAGCGTATGGGTCATCAATGTGCCATTCGTGTTTTCGATATCAATAGAAACGGTGAAGGCACCAAGC AATCAAAAGAACCTTTGCATATGTTCAACCCCATCGGCTCAAAAGCAACCGTATGTGCATTCACCCCACAGCCCAACTTCATCGTCACCGGACACGAATCTGGAAAAGTTGCGTTGTTCAATGTCAAGAGTGGGGAGGAAGTGGAAAACAACGAGCGTGCGCATGGCGATACTGTCACGGATCTTCAGATGAGTCCCGATAAAACTTATTGCATCACAAGTAGCAAGGATAAGTCGGCCAGA ATACACGACACCAAGACCCTCATGGTCATCAAAACCTACACGACAGAAACTCCTCTCAATAGCGCGTCACTCGCTCCCAATAAGCCCTAT ATCCTTCTTGGAGGAGGCCAGGACGCAATGAGCGTTACAACAACTTCCCTGCGTCAAGGAAAATTCGAAACCAGATTCTGGCATAAAATCTTTGAAGAGGAAGTTGGTCGAGTAAAAGGTCATTTTGGTCCCATTAACAC CATCGCGGTCCATCCGAAAGGTACCTGTTACGCATCTGGAGGAGAGGATGGTTTTGTTCGCGTACATCATTTCGAGGAGTCATACTTCCGTGCAGAACCATACGGTGATCTGAAAATAGAGGATTAA
- a CDS encoding uncharacterized protein (BUSCO:EOG092608RH) yields the protein MPKRRAAADSDDGESRELSASPSSKRARTVEESDDDESRQRTRVKKGKGKARVEAEEDDKDDDVELDDGEKIDEEAFENQYGKKVFEHLEAKRVKAGFGGIAEYGIIETIEMHQFMCHRSLKFAFGPNINFIIGHNGSGKSAVLSAITVALGGKTASTGRGSGLKAFIREGQQVAEVTISLKNQGEEAYKPEEYGKSIFITRRFTTQGSSTWKIKSKDGRVISTKKEELALICDHMNIQVDNPMNVLTQDFARQFLSSSTSAEKYQFFLRGTQLSQLSTEYETCLENINNTMKVLANKKSAIPDLEAAFKEASLRFEEASKAREQKQRVDDLKRELAWAHVAEKQRELEAKALDAEKQQRRLPKIQRGLVKAQAELQEAEAQVRQFEEEVAALGTHDELTEKHTEAKQKIALQRREIGECRGEMREINTNLKSANESIAEMQQQIDQELQRLASNTHAKRDEYQRRLTAAKAAVTVDEEKRKEMEDIIIPSLDAEVRQWQAEGQATTAQIEALKNRISECEGMIQRCDEMENNRYLAYGNHISSVLQRIAKTRWRGDRPLGPLGEYVKVKEGKKWAPLLRHQLGRQLTAFAVTDAQDQKTLRTILNESKNPNIVIIIYEKDLFDYSSGEPAADLPTVLRALEFSDEYVKRMLINQRGIERMLLGITRREGEEILRRARGGHAWTADGFDLRRFPEGGGATNPLNFRRRNDNSELLLSDRAADEKGFYEADLKKAQEDYRPVVEKEKELRMKFSTARTEIEAKKRELHNILKRLAQAKRHLRAVEEEGQEETPVSIQTLEEAKQDSEREKESLTAQFMDVSQRHQGLEQELAELQRKEQETRSQIESFQTQKNEAVAKTSAAAEARLQAQSAILHFENKLKEEQSKLDAENNSVETLQTEFQEWTAGALQYCERVETSRKTNEIQRQIDSVQAALKERERRQGYSLEEITVEVNKTKAKLDAAKKELKQMASLNKLLKASVMARMKRWQDFRLHIALRCRLVFTYNLSQRGYYGSIKFDHAGQELSLHVKTEDQASSNARDKEIHALSGGEKSFSTICLLLSLWESIGCPLRCLDEFDVFMDAVNRRISMKMMIDTANQSDKKQYILITPQDMNNIHVGPTVRVHRMTDPERGQGVLAMS from the exons ATGCCCAAAAGGCGCGCCGCAGCTGACAGCGACGATGGGGAGTCACGCGAACTTAGCGCGTCTCCTTCCTCTAAACGGGCTCGTACCGTGGAGGAaagcgacgacgacgaaagcCGCCAGAGAACACGCGTCAAGAAAGGGAAGGGTAAAGCGCGTGTAGAGGCCGAAGAGGATGATAAAGATGACGACGTAGAATTGGACGATGGTGAGAAAATCGATGAAGAGGCTTTCGAAAATCAGTACGGCAAGAAGGTGTTCGAACACTTAGAAGCGAAACGTGTCAAGGCTGGATTTGGG GGTATTGCTGAATACGGAATAATCGAAACCATCGAGATGCATCAATTCATGTGCCACAGGTCGCTCAAGTTTGCCTTTGGTCCCAATATCAACTTCATTATTG GTCACAATGGAA GTGGCAAGAGCGCTGTTTTGTCTGCAATCACCGTCGCTCTCGGTGGAAAGACAGCCTCCACCGGTCGTGGTTCAGGTCTGAAAGCATTCATTCGTGAAGGACAACA AGTGGCCGAGGTGACCATCTCCCTCAAGAACCAGGGAGAAGAGGCCTACAAACCTGAGGAATATGGCAAATCAATTTTCATCACTCGACGTTTTACCACCCAAGGTAGCTCAACGTGGAAGATCAAGTCAAAGGACGGACGTGTCATTAGTACCAAAAAGGAGGAGCTTGCTTTAATTTGCGATCATATGAATATTCAAGTCGACAATCCGATGAACGTTTTAACGCAAG ACTTTGCTAGACAGTTTTTGAGCTCGTCTACCTCTGCGGAGAAGTACCAA TTCTTCCTGCGAGGAACGCAACTTTCGCAACTCTCTACCGAATACGAAACGTGTTTAGAAAACATCAATAACACAATGAAGGTTCTGGCAAACAAGAAGAGCGCCATTCCCGACCTCGAAGCGGCCTTTAAGGAGGCTTCGCTACGATTCGAGGAGGCTTCAAAGGCTCGAGAGCAGAAACAACGTGTTGATGATCTCAAAAGAGAGCTTGCATGGGCCCATGTTGCGGAAAAACAACGTGAGTTGGAAGCAAAGGCTCTCGATGCGGAAAAACAACAACGCAGATTGCCCAAGATCCAACGAGGTCTTGTTAAAGCTCAG GCGGAGCTTCAGGAGGCAGAAGCACAAGTGCGGCAATTTGAAGAGGAAGTTGCAGCACTAGGTACTCACGACGAACTTACGGAGAAGCACACCGAGGCGAAGCAGAAGATAGCACTTCAACGGAGAGAGATTGGGGAATGCAGG GGCGAAATGAGGGAAATAAACACCAATTTGAAGAGCGCCAACGAGTCCATTGCGGAGATGCAACAACAAATCGATCAAGAGCTACAGCGATTGGCATCGAATACCCATGCAAAGCGAGACGAGTACCAGCGGAGGCTAACGGCTGCAAAAGCGGCCGTTACCGTCGATGAAGAGAAGCGTAAAGAGATGGAGGACATAATTATTCCCAGTCTCGATGCGGAAGTCAGACAGTGGCAAGCGGAAGGCCAGGCCACAACCGCTCAAATCGAAGCCTTAAAAAATAGGATATCAGAATGCGAGGGCATGATCCAGCGTTGTGACGAGATGGAGAACAACCGCTACCTGGCGTATGGGAATCACATCTCCTCTGTCCTCCAGAGAATTGCGAAAACCAGATGGCGCGGTGATCGGCCTCTGGGACCGCTTGGTGAATATGTCAAGGTCAAGGAGGGAAAGAAGTGGGCTCCTTTGCTCAGGCATCAGCTTGGTCGGCAACTCACTGCGTTCGCAGTAACCGACGCTCAAGATCAGAAAACACTACGAACTATCTTGAATGAAAGTAAGAA CCCCAACATCGTGATCATCATCTACGAAAAAGATCTATTCGATTATAGTAGTGGAGAACCGGCGGCAGACCTCCCAACTGTTCTTCGTGCCCTTGAG TTCTCTGATGAATACGTGAAACGGATGTTGATCAATCAGAGGGGCATTGAGCGTATGCTTCTGGGAATAACTCGTCGTGAGGGTGAGGAGATTCTGAGGCGAGCCCGTGGCGGCCATGCTTGGACTGCAGACGGCTTTGACCTCCGCCGATTTCC GGAAGGAGGTGGTGCCACCAACCCATTGAATTTCAGACGCAGAAACGACAACTCTGAACTACTATTGAGCGACAGAGCTGCCGATGAAAAAGG GTTCTACGAGGCAGATTTGAAGAAGGCTCAAGAGGATTACCGACCAGTcgtggagaaagaaaaagagttgagaatgaaGTTCAGCACGGCACGAACCGAGATCGAGGCAAAAAAG AGGGAGCTTCACAACATTCTCAAACGTCTCGCGCAGGCCAAGCGGCACCTGCGCGCtgtcgaggaagaaggaCAAGAAGAAACCCCCGTCAGCATACAAACCCTCGAGGAGGCTAAGCAG GATTCcgaaagagagaaagaatCACTTACAGCTCAATTTATGGATGTGTCACAAAGACATCAGGGACTCGAGCAAGAATTAGCAGAATTACAACGAAAGGAGCAAGAAACAAGGTCTCAAATCGAGTCGTTCCAAACCCAAAAGAATGAGGCTGTG GCTAAAACTTCGGCTGCCGCCGAAGCGAGATTACAGGCACAATCAGCTATCCTACATTTCGAGAATAAATTGAAGGAAGAGCAGAGTAAGCTGGACGCGGAAAACAATTCGGTCGAGACCCTTCAAACAGAATTCCAG GAATGGACTGCAGGTGCTCTCCAGTACTGCGAGCGTGTCGAAACCTCTCGAAAGACGAACGAAATCCAAAGGCAAATCGACTCAGTTCAGGCTGCACTCAAGGAGCGAGAGAGAAG gcaagGATATAGTCTTGAAGAGATCACTGTTGAGGTGAACAAGACTAAAGCGAAACTGGATGCCGCCAAGAAGGAACTGAAGCAGATGGCGTCCCTCAATAAG CTTCTCAAAGCATCTGTCATGGCGCGTATGAAACGATGGCAGGACTTCCGATTGCACATTGCCCTGCGCTGTAGGCTAGTTTTTACCTATAACCTTTCTCAGCGAGGTTACTATGGCAGCATCAAATTTGACCATGCAGGTCAAGAGCTTTCTTTGCAT GTCAAAACGGAGGATCAAGCAAGTTCCAATGCACGGGACAAGGAAATTCATGCTCTCAGCGGTGGAGAAAAGTCCTTTTCTACCATTTGTCTACTTCTGTCCTTGTGGGAATCCATAGGATGCCCGCTGAGATGTCTAG ATGAATTTGATGTCTTCATGGATGCAGTCAACCGGCGCATCAGCATGAAGATGATG ATCGACACGGCGAACCAGTCTGACAAGAAACAATACATCCTCATCACACCCCAGGACATGAACAATATTCACGTCGGTCCTACCGTGCGCGTTCACAGAATGACAGACCCTGAGCGCGGGCAAGGTGTTCTTGCAATGTCATAG